From a single Anomalospiza imberbis isolate Cuckoo-Finch-1a 21T00152 chromosome 16, ASM3175350v1, whole genome shotgun sequence genomic region:
- the GRID2IP gene encoding delphilin isoform X1: MEKPSQLLSFPPSFPVAAMPATNQGWPESFGFRISGSGPCYILWVQEGSSAALAGLRPGDEVLEIEGQPVSSLGCEALLGLARRCGNVPPSIGVVSRLQHASIPPGPRGCFGFELASESPPRVASVSPESPAAACGLEPGDYVLEVDGTPVALPEAAAALLGSCRGRSLRLALLRPQRGDTAGDPGPGAGPARRDRRQKAQEFSRKVDAILGGQPELKEKVFTVLKQYAAERRVECLAHALCMVLTQECHQPLIDSIRIFIPKKHRQRFDEVVSQSLISKLCRSKSEHSNRLRRSRSEDHQERLLVSTRASSVPRSHEELSKSLRKTTSLITSNVASGAARRTVRVYKGNRSFGFTLRGHAPVWIESVLPGSPAEKAALKAGDRILFLNGLDMRNCSHDKVVSMLQGSGAMPTLVVEEGIVNFSNDSDSAESPSSSSALTSLQWVAEILPSSIKIQGRTFTQQLEHLLTPPERFSVCKALEGFFQHRNIDTLIVDVYPVLDTPAKQVLWQFIYQLLSYEEQEHCQQKIDRFLGYKALAAEAEAEDRYRGSVRGASLCRGSLRTPRPEEGAAGSDTVEVPVRLIPGERQAGDGTSLPETPNPKMMSAVYAELENRLIGGFAGKVGNAALHRTSPPGPELPHAAGGRKPGLAWPSELATQPCYYRLHSSVASPCSTESNPYVSLDSSPAPSPKHREYSPLARRKKLFTFSRPPRSRDTDRFLDALSEQLGHRVTIVDDFLTPENDYEEMSFQDDQGSYVTNDVSSSEYISSSDEGSSLTYSTLSDHIPPPPLSPPPPPPPLQFHDPQSGPTKAEATKASAAAAPKSLVSHLHPVPPPPPPPPPPPVPCAPPLHRGLLHRRSDSNHMSVKRLRWEQVENSEGTIWGQLGEDSDYDKLSDMVKYLDLELHFGTQKPTISLPEPTLMPENFKKKDVVEILSHKKAYNTSILIAHLKLSHIELRQILMTMETDRLEPSHIKQLLLYAPDGEEVQRFQSYKENPGKLSEPDQFVLQMLSVPEYKIRLRSLHFKTTLQEKTEEIKASYECICKASLELKSSKKLAKILEFVLAMGNYLNNGQPKTSKTTGFKINFLTELNTTKTVDGKSTFLHILAKSLSQHFPELLGFAKDLPTVPLAAKVNQRTLTADLKDLHSTVSDIQKACHSMPATAEDRFAIVMTSFLESAQPAMRSLDDLQHKAMEEFSKVLSFFGEDSKMTTSEAFFGIFAEFMSKFERALSDVQVGESQRSPRMTSPLAW, translated from the exons ATGGAAAAGCCATCACAACTCCTCTCTTTCCCTCCTTCTTTTCCAGTCGCAGCCATGCCGGCAACCAACCAGGGCTGGCCCGAGTCCTTCGGGTTCCGGATAAGCGGCTCCGGGCCGTGCTACATCCTGTGGGTGCAGGAGGGCAGCAGCGCGGCGCTGGCGGGGCTGCGCCCGGGGGACGAAGTGCTGGAGATCGAGGGACAGCCCGTGTCCTCCCTGGGCTGCGaggcgctcctggggctggcCCGGCGCTGCGGCAACGTCCCCCCCAGCATCGGCGTGGTGTCCCGGCTGCAGCACGCCAGCATCCCCCCCGGGCCCCGGGGATGCTTCGGCTTCGAGCTGGCGAGCGAGAGCCCCCCGCGCGTGGCCAGCGTGAGCCCCGAGTCGCCCGCCGCGGCCTGCGGGCTGGAGCCGGGGGATTACGTGCTGGAGGTGGACGGGACGCCGGTGGCGCTGCCCgaggcggcggccgcgctgctgGGGTCGTGCCgcgggcgctccctgcgcctGGCGCTGCTGCGGCCGCAGCGCGGGGACACCGCCGGGGaccccgggcccggcgccggcCCCGCGCGCCGGGACAGGAGGCAGAAGGCGCAGGAGTTCAGCAGGAAG GTGGATGCCATCCTCGGGGGGCAGCCGgagctgaaggagaaggtgtTCACCGTGCTGAAGCAGTACGCGGCCGAGAGGAGGGTGGAGTGCCTGGCCCACGCCCTGTGCATGGTGCTCACCCAGGAGTGCCACCAGCCCCTCATCGACAGCATCAG GATTTTCATCCCCAAGAAGCACCGGCAGCGCTTTGACGAGGTGGTGTCGCAGAGCCTCATCAGCAAGCTGTGCCGCTCCAAGAGCGAGCACAGCAACCGCCTGCGCCGCAGCCGCAGCGAGGACCACCAGGAGCGGCTGCTCGTGTCCACCCGCGCCAGCTCCGTGCCCCGCAGCCACGAGGAGCTCAGCAAGAGCCTGCGCAAAACCACCTCGCTCATCACCAGCAATGTGGCCTCGGGGGCTGCCCGCAG AACCGTGCGAGTTTATAAAGGCAACAGGAGCTTTGGCTTCACGCTCCGTGGCCATGCCCCGGTGTGGATCGAGTCTGTCCTGCCAG GGAGCCCGGCGGAGAAGGCTGCCCTCAAAGCTGGAGACAGGATCCTGTTCCTCAACGGCCTGGACATGAG GAACTGCTCCCACGACAAGGTGGTGTCGATGCTGCAGGGCAGCGGGGCCATGCCCACCTTGGTGGTGGAAGAGGGCATCGTCAACTTCTCCAACG aCTCTGACTCTGCTGAGTCCCCGAGCAGCTCCTCGGCCCTCACCTCCCTGCAGTGGGTTGCAGAGATTCTCCCCTCTAGCATCAAGATCCAAGGAAGGACGTTCAcgcagcagctggagcacctGCTGACCCCGCCCGAGCGTTTCTCCGTCTGCAAGGCGCTGGAGGGCTTCTTCCAACACCG GAACATTGACACTCTCATTGTGGATGTGTACCCGGTGCTGGACACACCAGCCAAGCAAGTCCTCTGGCAGTTTATCTACCAGCTGCTGAGCTACGAGGAGCAGGAGCACTGCCAGCAAAAGATTGACAGGTTTCTGGGGTACAAGGCTTTGGCAG CCGAGGCGGAGGCCGAGGATCGGTACCGCGGCTCCGTCCGAGGGGCCTCCCTGTGCCGGGGCAGCCTGCGGACCCCCCGCCCTGAGGAGGGGGCAGCAG GCAGTGACACCGTGGAGGTCCCTGTTCGCCTGATCCCTGGAGAGAGACAGGCTGGTGATGGAACGTCCCTCCCGGAGACACCCAACCCCAAAATG ATGTCGGCTGTGTACGCAGAGCTGGAGAACCGCCTGATCGGCGGCTTTGCTGGCAAGGTGGGCAACgctgccctgcacaggacatcgCCCCCCGGCCCGGAGCTGCCACACGCTGCAG GTGGCCGCAAGCCGGGGCTGGCGTGGCCGAGCGAGCTGGCGACTCAGCCCTGCTACTACCGCCTGCACAGCAGCGTGGCCTCCCCGTGCAGCACCGAGTCCAACCCCTACGTCAGCCTGGACAGCAGCCCGGCCCCGTCGCCCAAGCACCGCGAGTACTCGCCGCTGGCGCGACGCAAGAAGCTCTTCACCTTCTCCAGGCCCCCGCGCAGCCGCGACACCGACCGGTTCCTGGACGCCCTCAGCGAGCAGCTGGGGCACCGCGTCACCATCGTGGATGATTTCCTCACCCCTGAGAATGACTACGAGGAG ATGAGTTTCCAGGATGACCAGGGCAGCTACGTCACCAACGACGTCAGCAGCAGCGAGTACATCAGCAGCAGCGACGAGGGCAGCTCCCTGACCTACTCCACGCTCTCGGACCACATCCCCCCTCCTCCGCtcagccccccgcccccgccgccccccctGCAGTTCCACGACCCCCAGAGCGGCCCCACCAAGGCTGAGGCCACCAAGGCCAGCGCGGCAGCCGCCCCCAAGTCCCTGGTCAGCCACCTGCACCCCGTCCcacccccgccgccgccgcccccgccgccccccgtGCCCTGCGCCCCCCCCCTGCACCGGGGGCTGCTGCACCGCCGCAGCGACTCCAACCACATGAGCGTCAAGAGGCTGCGCTGGGAGCAGGTGGAGAACTCGGAGGGGACCATCTGGGGGCAG CTCGGGGAAGACTCGGATTACGACAAGCTGAGTGATATGGTCAAATACCTCGACCTGGAGCTGCACTTTGGGACTCAGAAGCCCACGA TTTCCCTTCCAGAGCCAACTCTCATGcctgaaaactttaaaaagaaagacgTGGTTGAAATTTTGTCCCACAAAAAGGCCTACAACACAT CCATCCTGATCGCCCACCTGAAGCTGTCGCACATCGAGCTGCGGCAGATCCTGATGACGATGGAGACGGATCGCCTGGAGCCATCCCACatcaagcagctgctgctctacGCCCCGGACGGGGAGGAGGTGCAGCGCTTCCAGAGCTACAAGGAGAACCCCGGCAAGCTGAGCGAGCCCGACCAGTTCGTGCTGCAG ATGCTGTCAGTGCCCGAGTACAAGATCCGCCTGCGCAGCCTGCACTTCAAGACCACCCTGCAGGAGAAGACCGAGGAGATCAAAGCCAGCTATGAGTGCATCTGCAAGGCCTCCCTagagctgaaaagcagcaagaagCTGGCAAAGATCCTGGAG TTCGTGCTGGCCATGGGAAACTACCTGAACAACGGGCAGCCCAAGACCAGCAAAACAACGGGCTTTAAAATCAACTTCCTCACCGAG CTGAACACGACCAAGACTGTCGATGGGAAATCCACCTTCCTGCACATTCTTGCCAAATCCCTCAGCCAACACTTCCCAGAGCTCCTGGGCTTTGCCAAGGACCTTCCGACAGTGCCGCTCGCTGCCAAAG TGAACCAGAGGACCCTGACAGCTGACCTGAAGGACCTGCACAGCACGGTGAGTGACATCCAGAAGGCCTGTCACAGCATGCCAGCCACCGCCGAGGACAGGTTTGCCATTGTCATGACC TCCTTCCTGGAGAGTGCCCAGCCTGCCATGCGCTCCCTGGACGACCTGCAGCACAAGGCCATGGAGGAGTTCAGCAAGGTGCTGTCCTTCTTTGGGGAAGACTCAAAAATGACAACTTCTGAAGCCTTCTTTGGCATTTTTGCAGAATTCATGAGCAAGTTTGAG CGGGCTCTCAGTGACGTGCAGGTGGGCGAGAGCCAGCGCAGCCCCAGGATGACCTCCCCCCTCGCCTGGTGA
- the GRID2IP gene encoding delphilin isoform X2 — MEKPSQLLSFPPSFPVAAMPATNQGWPESFGFRISGSGPCYILWVQEGSSAALAGLRPGDEVLEIEGQPVSSLGCEALLGLARRCGNVPPSIGVVSRLQHASIPPGPRGCFGFELASESPPRVASVSPESPAAACGLEPGDYVLEVDGTPVALPEAAAALLGSCRGRSLRLALLRPQRGDTAGDPGPGAGPARRDRRQKAQEFSRKVDAILGGQPELKEKVFTVLKQYAAERRVECLAHALCMVLTQECHQPLIDSIRIFIPKKHRQRFDEVVSQSLISKLCRSKSEHSNRLRRSRSEDHQERLLVSTRASSVPRSHEELSKSLRKTTSLITSNVASGAARRTVRVYKGNRSFGFTLRGHAPVWIESVLPGSPAEKAALKAGDRILFLNGLDMRNCSHDKVVSMLQGSGAMPTLVVEEGIVNFSNDSDSAESPSSSSALTSLQWVAEILPSSIKIQGRTFTQQLEHLLTPPERFSVCKALEGFFQHRNIDTLIVDVYPVLDTPAKQVLWQFIYQLLSYEEQEHCQQKIDRFLGYKALAAEAEAEDRYRGSVRGASLCRGSLRTPRPEEGAAGSDTVEVPVRLIPGERQAGDGTSLPETPNPKMMSAVYAELENRLIGGFAGKVGNAALHRTSPPGPELPHAAGGRKPGLAWPSELATQPCYYRLHSSVASPCSTESNPYVSLDSSPAPSPKHREYSPLARRKKLFTFSRPPRSRDTDRFLDALSEQLGHRVTIVDDFLTPENDYEEMSFQDDQGSYVTNDVSSSEYISSSDEGSSLTYSTLSDHIPPPPLSPPPPPPPLQFHDPQSGPTKAEATKASAAAAPKSLVSHLHPVPPPPPPPPPPPVPCAPPLHRGLLHRRSDSNHMSVKRLRWEQVENSEGTIWGQLGEDSDYDKLSDMVKYLDLELHFGTQKPTKPTLMPENFKKKDVVEILSHKKAYNTSILIAHLKLSHIELRQILMTMETDRLEPSHIKQLLLYAPDGEEVQRFQSYKENPGKLSEPDQFVLQMLSVPEYKIRLRSLHFKTTLQEKTEEIKASYECICKASLELKSSKKLAKILEFVLAMGNYLNNGQPKTSKTTGFKINFLTELNTTKTVDGKSTFLHILAKSLSQHFPELLGFAKDLPTVPLAAKVNQRTLTADLKDLHSTVSDIQKACHSMPATAEDRFAIVMTSFLESAQPAMRSLDDLQHKAMEEFSKVLSFFGEDSKMTTSEAFFGIFAEFMSKFERALSDVQVGESQRSPRMTSPLAW; from the exons ATGGAAAAGCCATCACAACTCCTCTCTTTCCCTCCTTCTTTTCCAGTCGCAGCCATGCCGGCAACCAACCAGGGCTGGCCCGAGTCCTTCGGGTTCCGGATAAGCGGCTCCGGGCCGTGCTACATCCTGTGGGTGCAGGAGGGCAGCAGCGCGGCGCTGGCGGGGCTGCGCCCGGGGGACGAAGTGCTGGAGATCGAGGGACAGCCCGTGTCCTCCCTGGGCTGCGaggcgctcctggggctggcCCGGCGCTGCGGCAACGTCCCCCCCAGCATCGGCGTGGTGTCCCGGCTGCAGCACGCCAGCATCCCCCCCGGGCCCCGGGGATGCTTCGGCTTCGAGCTGGCGAGCGAGAGCCCCCCGCGCGTGGCCAGCGTGAGCCCCGAGTCGCCCGCCGCGGCCTGCGGGCTGGAGCCGGGGGATTACGTGCTGGAGGTGGACGGGACGCCGGTGGCGCTGCCCgaggcggcggccgcgctgctgGGGTCGTGCCgcgggcgctccctgcgcctGGCGCTGCTGCGGCCGCAGCGCGGGGACACCGCCGGGGaccccgggcccggcgccggcCCCGCGCGCCGGGACAGGAGGCAGAAGGCGCAGGAGTTCAGCAGGAAG GTGGATGCCATCCTCGGGGGGCAGCCGgagctgaaggagaaggtgtTCACCGTGCTGAAGCAGTACGCGGCCGAGAGGAGGGTGGAGTGCCTGGCCCACGCCCTGTGCATGGTGCTCACCCAGGAGTGCCACCAGCCCCTCATCGACAGCATCAG GATTTTCATCCCCAAGAAGCACCGGCAGCGCTTTGACGAGGTGGTGTCGCAGAGCCTCATCAGCAAGCTGTGCCGCTCCAAGAGCGAGCACAGCAACCGCCTGCGCCGCAGCCGCAGCGAGGACCACCAGGAGCGGCTGCTCGTGTCCACCCGCGCCAGCTCCGTGCCCCGCAGCCACGAGGAGCTCAGCAAGAGCCTGCGCAAAACCACCTCGCTCATCACCAGCAATGTGGCCTCGGGGGCTGCCCGCAG AACCGTGCGAGTTTATAAAGGCAACAGGAGCTTTGGCTTCACGCTCCGTGGCCATGCCCCGGTGTGGATCGAGTCTGTCCTGCCAG GGAGCCCGGCGGAGAAGGCTGCCCTCAAAGCTGGAGACAGGATCCTGTTCCTCAACGGCCTGGACATGAG GAACTGCTCCCACGACAAGGTGGTGTCGATGCTGCAGGGCAGCGGGGCCATGCCCACCTTGGTGGTGGAAGAGGGCATCGTCAACTTCTCCAACG aCTCTGACTCTGCTGAGTCCCCGAGCAGCTCCTCGGCCCTCACCTCCCTGCAGTGGGTTGCAGAGATTCTCCCCTCTAGCATCAAGATCCAAGGAAGGACGTTCAcgcagcagctggagcacctGCTGACCCCGCCCGAGCGTTTCTCCGTCTGCAAGGCGCTGGAGGGCTTCTTCCAACACCG GAACATTGACACTCTCATTGTGGATGTGTACCCGGTGCTGGACACACCAGCCAAGCAAGTCCTCTGGCAGTTTATCTACCAGCTGCTGAGCTACGAGGAGCAGGAGCACTGCCAGCAAAAGATTGACAGGTTTCTGGGGTACAAGGCTTTGGCAG CCGAGGCGGAGGCCGAGGATCGGTACCGCGGCTCCGTCCGAGGGGCCTCCCTGTGCCGGGGCAGCCTGCGGACCCCCCGCCCTGAGGAGGGGGCAGCAG GCAGTGACACCGTGGAGGTCCCTGTTCGCCTGATCCCTGGAGAGAGACAGGCTGGTGATGGAACGTCCCTCCCGGAGACACCCAACCCCAAAATG ATGTCGGCTGTGTACGCAGAGCTGGAGAACCGCCTGATCGGCGGCTTTGCTGGCAAGGTGGGCAACgctgccctgcacaggacatcgCCCCCCGGCCCGGAGCTGCCACACGCTGCAG GTGGCCGCAAGCCGGGGCTGGCGTGGCCGAGCGAGCTGGCGACTCAGCCCTGCTACTACCGCCTGCACAGCAGCGTGGCCTCCCCGTGCAGCACCGAGTCCAACCCCTACGTCAGCCTGGACAGCAGCCCGGCCCCGTCGCCCAAGCACCGCGAGTACTCGCCGCTGGCGCGACGCAAGAAGCTCTTCACCTTCTCCAGGCCCCCGCGCAGCCGCGACACCGACCGGTTCCTGGACGCCCTCAGCGAGCAGCTGGGGCACCGCGTCACCATCGTGGATGATTTCCTCACCCCTGAGAATGACTACGAGGAG ATGAGTTTCCAGGATGACCAGGGCAGCTACGTCACCAACGACGTCAGCAGCAGCGAGTACATCAGCAGCAGCGACGAGGGCAGCTCCCTGACCTACTCCACGCTCTCGGACCACATCCCCCCTCCTCCGCtcagccccccgcccccgccgccccccctGCAGTTCCACGACCCCCAGAGCGGCCCCACCAAGGCTGAGGCCACCAAGGCCAGCGCGGCAGCCGCCCCCAAGTCCCTGGTCAGCCACCTGCACCCCGTCCcacccccgccgccgccgcccccgccgccccccgtGCCCTGCGCCCCCCCCCTGCACCGGGGGCTGCTGCACCGCCGCAGCGACTCCAACCACATGAGCGTCAAGAGGCTGCGCTGGGAGCAGGTGGAGAACTCGGAGGGGACCATCTGGGGGCAG CTCGGGGAAGACTCGGATTACGACAAGCTGAGTGATATGGTCAAATACCTCGACCTGGAGCTGCACTTTGGGACTCAGAAGCCCACGA AGCCAACTCTCATGcctgaaaactttaaaaagaaagacgTGGTTGAAATTTTGTCCCACAAAAAGGCCTACAACACAT CCATCCTGATCGCCCACCTGAAGCTGTCGCACATCGAGCTGCGGCAGATCCTGATGACGATGGAGACGGATCGCCTGGAGCCATCCCACatcaagcagctgctgctctacGCCCCGGACGGGGAGGAGGTGCAGCGCTTCCAGAGCTACAAGGAGAACCCCGGCAAGCTGAGCGAGCCCGACCAGTTCGTGCTGCAG ATGCTGTCAGTGCCCGAGTACAAGATCCGCCTGCGCAGCCTGCACTTCAAGACCACCCTGCAGGAGAAGACCGAGGAGATCAAAGCCAGCTATGAGTGCATCTGCAAGGCCTCCCTagagctgaaaagcagcaagaagCTGGCAAAGATCCTGGAG TTCGTGCTGGCCATGGGAAACTACCTGAACAACGGGCAGCCCAAGACCAGCAAAACAACGGGCTTTAAAATCAACTTCCTCACCGAG CTGAACACGACCAAGACTGTCGATGGGAAATCCACCTTCCTGCACATTCTTGCCAAATCCCTCAGCCAACACTTCCCAGAGCTCCTGGGCTTTGCCAAGGACCTTCCGACAGTGCCGCTCGCTGCCAAAG TGAACCAGAGGACCCTGACAGCTGACCTGAAGGACCTGCACAGCACGGTGAGTGACATCCAGAAGGCCTGTCACAGCATGCCAGCCACCGCCGAGGACAGGTTTGCCATTGTCATGACC TCCTTCCTGGAGAGTGCCCAGCCTGCCATGCGCTCCCTGGACGACCTGCAGCACAAGGCCATGGAGGAGTTCAGCAAGGTGCTGTCCTTCTTTGGGGAAGACTCAAAAATGACAACTTCTGAAGCCTTCTTTGGCATTTTTGCAGAATTCATGAGCAAGTTTGAG CGGGCTCTCAGTGACGTGCAGGTGGGCGAGAGCCAGCGCAGCCCCAGGATGACCTCCCCCCTCGCCTGGTGA
- the GRID2IP gene encoding delphilin isoform X3, whose protein sequence is MPATNQGWPESFGFRISGSGPCYILWVQEGSSAALAGLRPGDEVLEIEGQPVSSLGCEALLGLARRCGNVPPSIGVVSRLQHASIPPGPRGCFGFELASESPPRVASVSPESPAAACGLEPGDYVLEVDGTPVALPEAAAALLGSCRGRSLRLALLRPQRGDTAGDPGPGAGPARRDRRQKAQEFSRKVDAILGGQPELKEKVFTVLKQYAAERRVECLAHALCMVLTQECHQPLIDSIRIFIPKKHRQRFDEVVSQSLISKLCRSKSEHSNRLRRSRSEDHQERLLVSTRASSVPRSHEELSKSLRKTTSLITSNVASGAARRTVRVYKGNRSFGFTLRGHAPVWIESVLPGSPAEKAALKAGDRILFLNGLDMRNCSHDKVVSMLQGSGAMPTLVVEEGIVNFSNDSDSAESPSSSSALTSLQWVAEILPSSIKIQGRTFTQQLEHLLTPPERFSVCKALEGFFQHRNIDTLIVDVYPVLDTPAKQVLWQFIYQLLSYEEQEHCQQKIDRFLGYKALAAEAEAEDRYRGSVRGASLCRGSLRTPRPEEGAAGSDTVEVPVRLIPGERQAGDGTSLPETPNPKMMSAVYAELENRLIGGFAGKVGNAALHRTSPPGPELPHAAGGRKPGLAWPSELATQPCYYRLHSSVASPCSTESNPYVSLDSSPAPSPKHREYSPLARRKKLFTFSRPPRSRDTDRFLDALSEQLGHRVTIVDDFLTPENDYEEMSFQDDQGSYVTNDVSSSEYISSSDEGSSLTYSTLSDHIPPPPLSPPPPPPPLQFHDPQSGPTKAEATKASAAAAPKSLVSHLHPVPPPPPPPPPPPVPCAPPLHRGLLHRRSDSNHMSVKRLRWEQVENSEGTIWGQLGEDSDYDKLSDMVKYLDLELHFGTQKPTISLPEPTLMPENFKKKDVVEILSHKKAYNTSILIAHLKLSHIELRQILMTMETDRLEPSHIKQLLLYAPDGEEVQRFQSYKENPGKLSEPDQFVLQMLSVPEYKIRLRSLHFKTTLQEKTEEIKASYECICKASLELKSSKKLAKILEFVLAMGNYLNNGQPKTSKTTGFKINFLTELNTTKTVDGKSTFLHILAKSLSQHFPELLGFAKDLPTVPLAAKVNQRTLTADLKDLHSTVSDIQKACHSMPATAEDRFAIVMTSFLESAQPAMRSLDDLQHKAMEEFSKVLSFFGEDSKMTTSEAFFGIFAEFMSKFERALSDVQVGESQRSPRMTSPLAW, encoded by the exons ATGCCGGCAACCAACCAGGGCTGGCCCGAGTCCTTCGGGTTCCGGATAAGCGGCTCCGGGCCGTGCTACATCCTGTGGGTGCAGGAGGGCAGCAGCGCGGCGCTGGCGGGGCTGCGCCCGGGGGACGAAGTGCTGGAGATCGAGGGACAGCCCGTGTCCTCCCTGGGCTGCGaggcgctcctggggctggcCCGGCGCTGCGGCAACGTCCCCCCCAGCATCGGCGTGGTGTCCCGGCTGCAGCACGCCAGCATCCCCCCCGGGCCCCGGGGATGCTTCGGCTTCGAGCTGGCGAGCGAGAGCCCCCCGCGCGTGGCCAGCGTGAGCCCCGAGTCGCCCGCCGCGGCCTGCGGGCTGGAGCCGGGGGATTACGTGCTGGAGGTGGACGGGACGCCGGTGGCGCTGCCCgaggcggcggccgcgctgctgGGGTCGTGCCgcgggcgctccctgcgcctGGCGCTGCTGCGGCCGCAGCGCGGGGACACCGCCGGGGaccccgggcccggcgccggcCCCGCGCGCCGGGACAGGAGGCAGAAGGCGCAGGAGTTCAGCAGGAAG GTGGATGCCATCCTCGGGGGGCAGCCGgagctgaaggagaaggtgtTCACCGTGCTGAAGCAGTACGCGGCCGAGAGGAGGGTGGAGTGCCTGGCCCACGCCCTGTGCATGGTGCTCACCCAGGAGTGCCACCAGCCCCTCATCGACAGCATCAG GATTTTCATCCCCAAGAAGCACCGGCAGCGCTTTGACGAGGTGGTGTCGCAGAGCCTCATCAGCAAGCTGTGCCGCTCCAAGAGCGAGCACAGCAACCGCCTGCGCCGCAGCCGCAGCGAGGACCACCAGGAGCGGCTGCTCGTGTCCACCCGCGCCAGCTCCGTGCCCCGCAGCCACGAGGAGCTCAGCAAGAGCCTGCGCAAAACCACCTCGCTCATCACCAGCAATGTGGCCTCGGGGGCTGCCCGCAG AACCGTGCGAGTTTATAAAGGCAACAGGAGCTTTGGCTTCACGCTCCGTGGCCATGCCCCGGTGTGGATCGAGTCTGTCCTGCCAG GGAGCCCGGCGGAGAAGGCTGCCCTCAAAGCTGGAGACAGGATCCTGTTCCTCAACGGCCTGGACATGAG GAACTGCTCCCACGACAAGGTGGTGTCGATGCTGCAGGGCAGCGGGGCCATGCCCACCTTGGTGGTGGAAGAGGGCATCGTCAACTTCTCCAACG aCTCTGACTCTGCTGAGTCCCCGAGCAGCTCCTCGGCCCTCACCTCCCTGCAGTGGGTTGCAGAGATTCTCCCCTCTAGCATCAAGATCCAAGGAAGGACGTTCAcgcagcagctggagcacctGCTGACCCCGCCCGAGCGTTTCTCCGTCTGCAAGGCGCTGGAGGGCTTCTTCCAACACCG GAACATTGACACTCTCATTGTGGATGTGTACCCGGTGCTGGACACACCAGCCAAGCAAGTCCTCTGGCAGTTTATCTACCAGCTGCTGAGCTACGAGGAGCAGGAGCACTGCCAGCAAAAGATTGACAGGTTTCTGGGGTACAAGGCTTTGGCAG CCGAGGCGGAGGCCGAGGATCGGTACCGCGGCTCCGTCCGAGGGGCCTCCCTGTGCCGGGGCAGCCTGCGGACCCCCCGCCCTGAGGAGGGGGCAGCAG GCAGTGACACCGTGGAGGTCCCTGTTCGCCTGATCCCTGGAGAGAGACAGGCTGGTGATGGAACGTCCCTCCCGGAGACACCCAACCCCAAAATG ATGTCGGCTGTGTACGCAGAGCTGGAGAACCGCCTGATCGGCGGCTTTGCTGGCAAGGTGGGCAACgctgccctgcacaggacatcgCCCCCCGGCCCGGAGCTGCCACACGCTGCAG GTGGCCGCAAGCCGGGGCTGGCGTGGCCGAGCGAGCTGGCGACTCAGCCCTGCTACTACCGCCTGCACAGCAGCGTGGCCTCCCCGTGCAGCACCGAGTCCAACCCCTACGTCAGCCTGGACAGCAGCCCGGCCCCGTCGCCCAAGCACCGCGAGTACTCGCCGCTGGCGCGACGCAAGAAGCTCTTCACCTTCTCCAGGCCCCCGCGCAGCCGCGACACCGACCGGTTCCTGGACGCCCTCAGCGAGCAGCTGGGGCACCGCGTCACCATCGTGGATGATTTCCTCACCCCTGAGAATGACTACGAGGAG ATGAGTTTCCAGGATGACCAGGGCAGCTACGTCACCAACGACGTCAGCAGCAGCGAGTACATCAGCAGCAGCGACGAGGGCAGCTCCCTGACCTACTCCACGCTCTCGGACCACATCCCCCCTCCTCCGCtcagccccccgcccccgccgccccccctGCAGTTCCACGACCCCCAGAGCGGCCCCACCAAGGCTGAGGCCACCAAGGCCAGCGCGGCAGCCGCCCCCAAGTCCCTGGTCAGCCACCTGCACCCCGTCCcacccccgccgccgccgcccccgccgccccccgtGCCCTGCGCCCCCCCCCTGCACCGGGGGCTGCTGCACCGCCGCAGCGACTCCAACCACATGAGCGTCAAGAGGCTGCGCTGGGAGCAGGTGGAGAACTCGGAGGGGACCATCTGGGGGCAG CTCGGGGAAGACTCGGATTACGACAAGCTGAGTGATATGGTCAAATACCTCGACCTGGAGCTGCACTTTGGGACTCAGAAGCCCACGA TTTCCCTTCCAGAGCCAACTCTCATGcctgaaaactttaaaaagaaagacgTGGTTGAAATTTTGTCCCACAAAAAGGCCTACAACACAT CCATCCTGATCGCCCACCTGAAGCTGTCGCACATCGAGCTGCGGCAGATCCTGATGACGATGGAGACGGATCGCCTGGAGCCATCCCACatcaagcagctgctgctctacGCCCCGGACGGGGAGGAGGTGCAGCGCTTCCAGAGCTACAAGGAGAACCCCGGCAAGCTGAGCGAGCCCGACCAGTTCGTGCTGCAG ATGCTGTCAGTGCCCGAGTACAAGATCCGCCTGCGCAGCCTGCACTTCAAGACCACCCTGCAGGAGAAGACCGAGGAGATCAAAGCCAGCTATGAGTGCATCTGCAAGGCCTCCCTagagctgaaaagcagcaagaagCTGGCAAAGATCCTGGAG TTCGTGCTGGCCATGGGAAACTACCTGAACAACGGGCAGCCCAAGACCAGCAAAACAACGGGCTTTAAAATCAACTTCCTCACCGAG CTGAACACGACCAAGACTGTCGATGGGAAATCCACCTTCCTGCACATTCTTGCCAAATCCCTCAGCCAACACTTCCCAGAGCTCCTGGGCTTTGCCAAGGACCTTCCGACAGTGCCGCTCGCTGCCAAAG TGAACCAGAGGACCCTGACAGCTGACCTGAAGGACCTGCACAGCACGGTGAGTGACATCCAGAAGGCCTGTCACAGCATGCCAGCCACCGCCGAGGACAGGTTTGCCATTGTCATGACC TCCTTCCTGGAGAGTGCCCAGCCTGCCATGCGCTCCCTGGACGACCTGCAGCACAAGGCCATGGAGGAGTTCAGCAAGGTGCTGTCCTTCTTTGGGGAAGACTCAAAAATGACAACTTCTGAAGCCTTCTTTGGCATTTTTGCAGAATTCATGAGCAAGTTTGAG CGGGCTCTCAGTGACGTGCAGGTGGGCGAGAGCCAGCGCAGCCCCAGGATGACCTCCCCCCTCGCCTGGTGA